The genomic window GGCGTTGTCGACCAGTTCCATCACGGCGATCGAGACGGTGTCGGCGGCCAGTGCCACCTTGATCGCGGTCTTGAGGTCCAGGCCGGCCCGGCGTACGGCGAACAGCGTGAACGAGTACCCGAACACGAACGCGAGCGTGATCGCGAGGACCATGGTCTGCACGTTGCCCCACAGCAGGGCGGTGCCGATGGCCATGCCGAGTATCTCGCCGATGGCGCACCCGGTCAGGCAGTGCAGGGTCGCCTTCGCCGCCATGGCCCAGGACGTTCCCCCGTGCCCCTGGTGGGTCGTCGCGTGGTCGTCGTGGCCGTGGTGACCCTCGTGGGTGGCGTGGTCGTCGTGGCCGTGGTGACCCTCGTGGGTGGCGTGGTCGTGTGCGGTGCTCGGGTGGTGCGCGCTGTGGTCCATGAGTCTTCATCCCCATTCCTGGCCGTCGTGGCCCTGTCCGAGCCACAGTGAAGGAGGATATACCCCTGGGGGGTATACGCAAGGGGTGTGCAAGGGGTCTTTTCCGTCTGC from Streptomyces sp. DSM 40750 includes these protein-coding regions:
- a CDS encoding DUF4396 domain-containing protein; the encoded protein is MDHSAHHPSTAHDHATHEGHHGHDDHATHEGHHGHDDHATTHQGHGGTSWAMAAKATLHCLTGCAIGEILGMAIGTALLWGNVQTMVLAITLAFVFGYSFTLFAVRRAGLDLKTAIKVALAADTVSIAVMELVDNAIIALTPGAMDAHLSDGLFWSALLGGFAVAFLVTTPVNKWMIGRGKGHAVVHAYH